The following coding sequences are from one Lipingzhangella halophila window:
- a CDS encoding response regulator, with translation MSGDREAHIRVLIVDDHAVVRRGIRSYLEVQEDLEVAAEAANGEEALDRLRLMAAHRELPAVVLLDLLMPKLDGVATTKEIAGLYPDVRVVVLTSFGEMERIHAALAAGAAGYLLKDAEPPDVVAAIRTAARGDVFLHPAIARKLTQEMVSPSTGLNALTLRERNVLALVAKGLSNQEIASNLVISERTARTHVSNVLHKLQLTSRTQAALVAVRQGLVTNEGAGEQH, from the coding sequence GTGAGCGGTGACCGGGAGGCACACATCAGGGTCCTCATTGTCGACGACCACGCCGTTGTTCGGCGCGGAATCCGCTCATACCTGGAGGTCCAGGAGGACCTGGAGGTAGCCGCCGAGGCGGCCAACGGCGAGGAGGCGCTCGACCGGCTGCGCCTCATGGCCGCGCACCGGGAGCTGCCCGCGGTCGTCCTGCTGGATCTCCTCATGCCCAAGCTCGACGGCGTGGCGACGACGAAGGAGATCGCCGGCCTCTACCCGGACGTACGGGTCGTGGTTCTGACCAGCTTCGGCGAGATGGAGCGCATTCACGCCGCCCTTGCCGCCGGAGCCGCGGGATACCTGTTGAAGGACGCCGAACCCCCCGATGTGGTGGCCGCGATCAGGACCGCCGCACGCGGTGACGTGTTCCTGCATCCCGCCATCGCGCGGAAGCTCACCCAGGAGATGGTGAGCCCCTCCACCGGACTGAACGCGCTCACCCTGCGGGAACGCAATGTCCTGGCGCTGGTCGCCAAGGGCCTGTCCAACCAGGAGATCGCCAGCAACCTCGTGATCAGTGAACGGACCGCTCGTACGCACGTCAGCAATGTGCTGCACAAGTTGCAACTAACGTCGCGTACGCAGGCGGCCCTTGTCGCGGTGCGGCAGGGCCTGGTCACCAACGAGGGCGCGGGCGAGCAGCATTAG
- a CDS encoding MFS transporter translates to MAFTRNQDDQEKPSSSTSHRGVHPVAVVVGFTVLCASWMLNAMDRQLFYPLLPDIGDDLGFTLAQDGFLATGFTLGLGVAGFLAGFVVDRYSRKTVIIVSVLVYSLGTAAIPLSYHVADMAVYRIISGVGEGVQGTALYAIVGSFFFHRRAFAAGFIGVAFGGGLFLGPMVGVPFAENFDTWKAPFFLFGSLGLVMAVLIMTLVSRRMSEVKRDIEESAATRDFGHVPASPYNRNIVLFGFGAASSGMIFYGFTGLYPTYLREQLAFESGQAALAVSLLGIGAMLALVAGWLGDKINQKWLLVCTFLIISVIAYLIYNVVTATIGQYVLAFLMGAFASGSLFTNTATAMQRSVRPELVGRGQGLFMLTYYVAAAFSGSTFAWLVSHGDWGQAGLWQLTILPLVAAAVLSFVDRKRMIIPGVK, encoded by the coding sequence GTGGCGTTCACCAGGAATCAGGATGACCAGGAGAAACCATCCTCCTCAACGTCGCACCGGGGTGTGCACCCGGTCGCCGTCGTGGTCGGATTCACGGTTCTCTGCGCGTCATGGATGCTCAACGCCATGGATCGCCAGCTTTTCTATCCACTGCTTCCCGACATCGGTGATGATCTGGGATTCACGCTGGCGCAGGACGGTTTCCTGGCGACCGGGTTCACGCTCGGGCTCGGCGTAGCCGGTTTCCTCGCGGGTTTTGTCGTCGACCGGTACTCACGCAAGACGGTCATCATCGTCAGCGTGCTCGTCTACTCCCTGGGTACCGCCGCGATTCCGCTCTCGTACCACGTGGCGGACATGGCGGTCTACCGCATCATCTCCGGTGTGGGGGAGGGGGTGCAGGGGACAGCGCTGTACGCGATCGTCGGATCGTTCTTCTTCCACCGCAGGGCGTTCGCGGCCGGCTTCATCGGCGTCGCGTTTGGCGGCGGCCTGTTCCTGGGACCGATGGTCGGTGTCCCGTTCGCGGAGAACTTCGACACCTGGAAGGCGCCGTTCTTCCTTTTCGGTTCCCTGGGCCTGGTAATGGCAGTGCTCATCATGACTCTCGTCTCGCGCCGCATGTCCGAGGTCAAGCGGGACATCGAGGAATCGGCCGCGACCCGGGACTTCGGCCATGTCCCCGCGAGCCCGTACAACCGCAACATCGTGCTCTTCGGGTTCGGCGCGGCCTCCAGTGGGATGATCTTCTACGGTTTCACCGGGCTGTATCCCACTTACCTCCGCGAGCAGTTGGCGTTCGAAAGCGGCCAAGCCGCGCTGGCGGTCTCACTGCTGGGCATTGGCGCCATGCTGGCCCTGGTGGCGGGCTGGCTCGGCGACAAGATCAACCAGAAGTGGCTGCTCGTGTGCACGTTCCTCATCATCTCGGTGATCGCCTATCTCATTTACAACGTTGTCACGGCGACCATCGGCCAGTACGTGCTGGCGTTCCTCATGGGAGCGTTCGCGAGCGGTTCCCTGTTCACCAACACCGCGACAGCCATGCAGCGCTCCGTCCGCCCGGAGCTCGTGGGACGTGGGCAGGGCCTGTTCATGCTGACCTACTACGTCGCGGCGGCGTTCTCCGGAAGCACCTTCGCCTGGCTCGTCTCGCACGGCGACTGGGGCCAAGCGGGACTGTGGCAGCTCACCATCCTCCCGCTCGTCGCCGCTGCGGTGCTCTCATTCGTGGACCGGAAACGCATGATCATTCCCGGCGTGAAATGA
- a CDS encoding ABC transporter ATP-binding protein yields MLRVESLRKVYEEGTRNAVEAVAEVSATVEEQEFVSIVGPSGAGKTTLLKCVAGLLPYSSGSVYLDDELVTEPPKKMALVFQDYSRSLYPWMTVRENVAFPLKPRGLDRSAMRTLVGETLQSVGLDGAGAKYPWQLSGGMQQRVAIARALAYQPEILLMDEPFASVDAQTRADLEDLVLDVRDQYGVTVLFVTHDIDEAVYLSDRVVVLTSAPTRVAEIVDVGLPRPRDQVGTKERPDFARLRGYVWRSIRRPDQTASTPA; encoded by the coding sequence ATGCTCCGAGTCGAATCCCTCAGGAAGGTCTACGAGGAGGGAACCCGCAACGCCGTCGAGGCCGTGGCCGAGGTCTCCGCCACCGTCGAGGAACAGGAGTTCGTGTCGATCGTCGGCCCTTCCGGTGCGGGAAAGACGACCCTGCTCAAGTGCGTCGCGGGCCTCCTCCCGTACTCATCGGGCTCGGTTTACCTGGACGACGAGCTCGTCACGGAACCGCCGAAGAAGATGGCCCTGGTTTTCCAGGACTACTCCCGGTCCCTCTATCCCTGGATGACGGTCAGGGAGAACGTCGCGTTCCCGCTGAAACCGCGCGGGCTCGACCGGTCGGCGATGCGGACGCTGGTCGGGGAGACACTCCAGAGCGTCGGTCTGGACGGCGCGGGGGCGAAGTACCCGTGGCAGCTCTCCGGGGGAATGCAGCAACGCGTGGCCATCGCGCGAGCGCTCGCGTACCAGCCCGAGATCCTCCTGATGGACGAACCGTTCGCGTCAGTGGACGCCCAAACCCGCGCCGACCTGGAAGATCTCGTCCTGGACGTCCGCGACCAGTACGGGGTCACCGTCCTGTTCGTGACCCACGACATCGACGAGGCGGTGTACCTCAGCGACCGCGTCGTCGTGCTCACGTCCGCGCCGACCCGGGTCGCCGAGATCGTGGACGTCGGCCTGCCCCGCCCCCGCGACCAGGTCGGGACCAAGGAACGGCCCGACTTCGCGCGCCTGCGCGGCTACGTCTGGCGATCGATCCGGCGACCGGACCAGACGGCCAGCACACCCGCCTGA
- a CDS encoding alpha/beta fold hydrolase: protein MSTFVLIHGAWHGGWAWQRVVSRLRAAGHEAHAPTLTGLSDRAHTLHPQVGLSTHIQDVVAHIEAHDLRDVVLVGHSYAGQVVTGVADRIPERLATRVYLDAFVGEDGEAAIDLLPETVAGHYRESVGGPGFGWLIPVRSLTVLGVADEADLAWLTPRLTPHPWLTYTEPLRLTGDDRVAAVFVECTDWMGVFAPQARRAAARGWPTAELATGHEAMVTAPAELARTLLQIADNSGAPRPPRT from the coding sequence ATGAGTACATTCGTCCTGATCCATGGTGCCTGGCATGGCGGTTGGGCGTGGCAACGGGTCGTGTCCCGGTTGCGTGCCGCCGGTCACGAGGCCCACGCACCGACCCTCACCGGGCTGAGCGACCGCGCGCACACGCTCCACCCGCAGGTCGGGTTGAGCACGCACATCCAGGATGTCGTCGCCCACATCGAGGCCCACGATCTCCGGGACGTCGTTCTGGTCGGCCACAGCTACGCGGGACAGGTCGTCACCGGGGTGGCCGACCGCATACCCGAGCGCCTCGCGACACGCGTGTACCTGGACGCGTTCGTCGGCGAGGACGGCGAGGCAGCGATCGACCTGCTGCCCGAGACTGTCGCCGGCCACTACCGGGAGTCGGTCGGCGGCCCGGGATTCGGCTGGCTCATTCCCGTGCGTTCACTCACCGTGCTGGGGGTCGCGGACGAGGCCGATCTGGCCTGGCTGACTCCGCGGCTGACCCCGCATCCGTGGCTGACCTACACCGAACCGCTCCGGTTGACCGGAGACGACCGGGTTGCCGCGGTGTTCGTCGAGTGCACCGACTGGATGGGTGTGTTCGCTCCCCAGGCCCGCCGTGCGGCGGCCCGCGGGTGGCCTACTGCCGAGCTCGCGACCGGCCACGAAGCCATGGTCACCGCACCGGCCGAGCTGGCCCGGACACTTCTCCAGATCGCCGACAACAGCGGCGCCCCACGCCCCCCGCGCACATAG
- a CDS encoding muconolactone Delta-isomerase, whose translation MEFLVRSENNLPRDTPEHVQRQLRAEERQRAQELREAGILRRLWRVPGRNAAIGLYEAADATELHTALTSLPMWTWMDISIEPLATHPQEMPPS comes from the coding sequence GTGGAGTTCCTGGTCCGGTCAGAGAACAACCTGCCCCGCGACACCCCCGAACACGTCCAGCGACAGCTCCGTGCCGAGGAGCGCCAACGGGCGCAGGAACTGCGGGAGGCGGGCATCCTCCGGCGCCTGTGGCGGGTACCGGGGCGGAACGCGGCGATCGGGCTCTACGAGGCGGCGGACGCGACTGAGCTGCACACCGCCCTGACCTCGCTTCCCATGTGGACGTGGATGGACATCTCGATCGAACCACTGGCAACCCATCCCCAGGAGATGCCTCCCTCATGA
- the nrfD gene encoding NrfD/PsrC family molybdoenzyme membrane anchor subunit, which translates to MSTSDVTPQGVQGERPGREAVTGSAAVLDGDRHRAPEHARSSGTQEVSETEFRSYYGQPILNQIVWEGRDIAGYLFLGGLAGASSGLAAGAELTGRPDLARPLKYTALGAVSGSLVALVHDLGRPARFLNMLRVFRPTSPMNMGSWLLAGYGPMAGAAAVTGATGLFPRIGRAATVGAGVVGPAVAAYTAPLICDTAVPAWHEGYREMPFVFVGSAAAASGGMGMLTAPLGQAAPARRAAVFGSALETAAVARMERRLGMVAEPYQSGRGGALMRTAKALTLAGAAGALLSGRSRVLSAASGAALLAGSACTRFGIFKAGVQSAADPKYTVVPQRQRLREKNGEQEEEGAN; encoded by the coding sequence GTGAGCACCTCGGATGTGACCCCGCAGGGTGTTCAGGGCGAGCGCCCCGGGCGCGAAGCGGTGACCGGATCCGCCGCGGTGCTGGACGGCGACCGGCACCGCGCGCCCGAGCACGCGCGGAGCAGCGGTACGCAAGAGGTATCCGAAACCGAGTTCCGCTCCTACTACGGCCAGCCGATCCTCAACCAGATTGTCTGGGAGGGGCGGGACATCGCTGGCTACCTGTTCCTGGGCGGGCTGGCCGGCGCCTCATCGGGACTGGCCGCCGGAGCCGAGCTGACGGGCCGGCCGGACCTGGCCCGGCCGTTGAAGTACACCGCGCTGGGCGCCGTCTCCGGGTCCCTCGTGGCCCTGGTCCACGACCTCGGGCGTCCGGCCCGCTTCCTCAACATGCTGCGGGTGTTCCGGCCCACATCGCCGATGAACATGGGCTCGTGGCTGCTGGCCGGGTACGGGCCCATGGCCGGGGCGGCGGCGGTCACCGGAGCCACGGGCCTGTTCCCGCGCATCGGCCGGGCGGCGACGGTGGGTGCCGGTGTGGTGGGACCCGCGGTCGCCGCCTACACCGCGCCTCTCATCTGTGACACGGCCGTTCCGGCCTGGCACGAGGGGTACCGGGAGATGCCGTTCGTGTTCGTGGGGTCAGCGGCCGCGGCCTCCGGAGGGATGGGAATGCTAACCGCGCCCCTCGGCCAGGCCGCCCCCGCCCGACGAGCCGCCGTGTTCGGTTCCGCCCTGGAGACCGCGGCGGTGGCACGCATGGAACGCCGGCTGGGCATGGTTGCCGAGCCTTACCAGTCGGGCCGCGGGGGTGCGCTGATGCGCACGGCCAAGGCGCTGACCCTGGCCGGGGCCGCTGGCGCCCTCCTGAGTGGCCGCAGCCGGGTGCTCTCGGCCGCGAGCGGGGCCGCCCTGTTGGCGGGGTCGGCCTGCACGCGTTTCGGGATCTTCAAGGCCGGCGTGCAGTCGGCCGCGGACCCCAAGTACACGGTGGTCCCGCAACGCCAGCGGCTGCGCGAGAAGAACGGGGAGCAGGAGGAGGAAGGCGCAAACTGA
- a CDS encoding ABC transporter substrate-binding protein, whose protein sequence is MRELVRPTTAIVAATALAATACGGGSGDADGGERVTINIGTLPIANAAPMYMGMEEGFFEEEGLEVEPTVLQGGNEIVTGLVSGDYDFGFVGYISAGVAVSQGLPVCVVTANDATGTSEEDDWQVLVADSDAGIDGPEDLDGATIGVNALGGNAEVLIKAALDQEGLDPNSVELIEVPFPEVPGALSEGRIDAGYTSEPFITTVLDEGGEVAWAPQAALAPEYPNGNYTTGEQYMQENADVVERFTRAMDRSVEYARDNEDAVRASIPEFTEIPEEMAERMRLPVFTSEIDEPAVQEQMEFTAEYDVTDSAPSTDELLCQ, encoded by the coding sequence ATGCGTGAACTAGTACGCCCGACAACAGCGATCGTCGCGGCCACCGCCCTCGCCGCGACCGCCTGTGGCGGCGGCTCCGGCGACGCCGACGGCGGTGAGCGGGTCACCATCAACATCGGAACACTGCCCATCGCGAACGCGGCTCCCATGTACATGGGCATGGAGGAGGGCTTCTTCGAGGAGGAAGGGCTGGAGGTCGAGCCCACGGTTCTGCAGGGGGGCAACGAGATCGTCACCGGACTGGTCTCGGGCGACTACGACTTCGGCTTCGTCGGCTACATCTCCGCCGGTGTGGCCGTGAGCCAGGGGCTCCCCGTCTGCGTGGTGACGGCCAACGACGCCACGGGCACCTCGGAGGAGGACGACTGGCAGGTCCTCGTCGCCGATTCCGACGCGGGTATCGACGGTCCGGAGGACCTCGACGGCGCGACCATCGGCGTCAACGCCCTCGGCGGGAACGCGGAGGTCCTCATCAAGGCCGCGTTGGACCAGGAAGGGCTCGACCCCAACTCGGTGGAGCTGATCGAGGTCCCCTTCCCGGAGGTACCGGGGGCGTTGTCCGAGGGGCGCATCGACGCGGGCTACACCTCGGAGCCCTTCATCACCACCGTCCTGGACGAGGGAGGCGAGGTCGCGTGGGCACCGCAGGCCGCGCTGGCCCCCGAGTACCCCAACGGCAACTACACCACCGGCGAGCAGTACATGCAGGAGAACGCCGACGTGGTCGAGCGTTTCACCCGGGCGATGGACCGGTCGGTGGAGTACGCGCGGGACAACGAGGACGCGGTGCGCGCGAGCATTCCGGAGTTCACCGAGATCCCCGAGGAGATGGCCGAGCGCATGAGGCTCCCCGTGTTCACCTCCGAGATCGACGAACCGGCCGTCCAGGAGCAGATGGAGTTCACGGCCGAGTACGACGTCACTGACTCGGCACCGAGCACGGACGAACTGCTCTGCCAGTGA
- a CDS encoding uroporphyrinogen decarboxylase family protein — protein MLFPTSLVGSYPQPHWLIDRAKLGQRFPPRVRARELWRVGDELLEEALDDATTLAVQAQLSAGLDIITDGEARRESYSNHFATALDGVDIDNPGMALDRSGEPNPVPRVVGPIRRRQPIAARDTAFLRERTDQPIKITIPGPFTMAQQAQNDYYPDERSLALGYAAAVNEEIHETFAAGADIVQLDEPYMQARAPKAKEYGLEVLSRALQGAPGTTAVHICFGYAAIIHERPEAYSFLPELAQAPVDQVSIETAQSNLDCSILESLPDKTVILGVLDLSDPAVEDPQTVVDRAKRALRYVAPENLVLAPDCGMKYLPRKAALGKLRSLVAGAEQLRNEY, from the coding sequence ATGCTGTTTCCCACGTCGCTCGTCGGAAGCTATCCGCAGCCGCACTGGCTGATCGACCGCGCCAAGCTCGGCCAGCGCTTCCCGCCGCGGGTGCGTGCCCGGGAACTGTGGCGGGTCGGGGACGAACTGCTCGAAGAGGCGCTCGACGACGCGACCACGCTGGCGGTCCAGGCCCAGCTTTCGGCGGGACTGGACATCATCACCGATGGGGAGGCGCGCCGGGAGAGCTACTCGAACCACTTCGCCACCGCCCTGGACGGTGTCGACATCGACAACCCGGGAATGGCGCTGGACCGTAGTGGCGAACCCAATCCGGTTCCCCGCGTAGTCGGCCCCATACGGCGCCGCCAGCCCATCGCGGCCCGCGACACCGCCTTTCTGCGTGAGCGGACCGACCAGCCGATCAAGATCACCATTCCGGGGCCGTTCACCATGGCCCAGCAGGCCCAGAACGACTACTACCCCGATGAGCGGTCTCTGGCGTTGGGCTACGCCGCGGCGGTCAACGAGGAGATCCACGAGACGTTCGCCGCGGGAGCCGACATCGTCCAACTGGACGAGCCCTACATGCAGGCCCGCGCGCCAAAGGCCAAGGAGTACGGCCTGGAGGTGCTCTCACGGGCGTTGCAGGGGGCGCCCGGCACCACCGCTGTACACATCTGCTTCGGCTATGCCGCGATCATCCACGAGCGCCCCGAGGCCTACTCGTTCCTCCCGGAGCTGGCGCAGGCCCCTGTTGACCAGGTGTCTATCGAGACCGCGCAGTCGAACCTCGACTGCTCGATCCTGGAGAGCCTGCCCGACAAGACCGTCATCCTCGGTGTGCTGGACCTCTCCGACCCGGCCGTGGAGGACCCCCAGACCGTGGTCGACCGGGCCAAGAGGGCGCTGCGGTACGTCGCGCCCGAGAATCTCGTACTGGCTCCCGACTGCGGGATGAAGTACCTGCCGCGCAAGGCAGCCCTGGGCAAGCTCCGTTCCCTGGTGGCCGGCGCCGAACAGCTGCGCAACGAATACTGA
- a CDS encoding ABC transporter permease: protein MLSIVLFELFARSGVVDDRFLPPASAMLGAFAEQVLDGGLWQPVGQTLQGWALGLGLATAAALPLGILIGSVYLLFRATRSVVEFLRPVPSVALIPLAVLLFGAGLESKVFLAAFAATWPILLQTLYGVRDVDPVAVETARSFGVGAPRRLLRVTLPSALPYIATGVRISSSVALILAVTAELVLGTAGLGQEINIARQSGRVELMYGLIIATGLIGWGINVLMTSVERRLLHWHPAQREANRS from the coding sequence GTGCTGTCCATCGTACTGTTCGAACTGTTCGCGCGTTCCGGAGTCGTCGACGACCGCTTCCTCCCGCCGGCTTCGGCCATGCTGGGTGCGTTCGCCGAGCAGGTCCTGGACGGCGGTCTCTGGCAACCGGTCGGCCAGACCCTCCAGGGGTGGGCCCTGGGACTCGGCCTCGCCACGGCGGCCGCGCTGCCGCTCGGGATTCTCATCGGCTCGGTGTACCTGCTGTTCCGGGCCACGCGGTCGGTGGTGGAGTTCCTCCGCCCGGTGCCGTCCGTGGCCCTCATCCCGCTGGCCGTGCTCCTGTTCGGGGCCGGTCTGGAGAGCAAGGTCTTCCTGGCCGCGTTCGCGGCCACCTGGCCGATCCTGCTGCAGACGCTCTACGGCGTGCGGGACGTCGACCCCGTGGCGGTGGAGACGGCCCGGTCCTTCGGCGTCGGCGCGCCGCGGCGGCTGCTCCGTGTCACGCTGCCGAGCGCTCTGCCCTACATCGCGACCGGGGTGCGCATCTCCTCCTCGGTGGCGCTGATCCTGGCGGTGACCGCCGAACTCGTCCTGGGCACAGCCGGCCTCGGACAGGAGATCAACATCGCGCGGCAGAGCGGCAGAGTCGAGCTGATGTACGGCCTGATCATCGCGACCGGGCTGATCGGCTGGGGCATCAACGTCCTCATGACCTCCGTGGAACGCCGCCTGCTGCACTGGCACCCCGCACAGAGGGAGGCGAACCGGTCATGA
- a CDS encoding sensor histidine kinase, with the protein MSVGSNPSVISEPRPLDWSALALDAPDGLAVVAASGHFLQVNRAGAVLCGRSEEELVGTPAPFHLLQDVVLNDLGLLDDGSKEQVALWQPPGEPPREFAYRALPVSGFTVVGFRDVTDQRHRQRRVAAIARSSVKLASAGSLTATLDALASEVVRTDALAGVQILTLDDNSGLRIMGSAGFPHWSDFFDRLMECRDRGARLCTVEAYESGETVIVPDRWLAIRDDPAWQPLNEYLSDPEWNWFASVPLKIRGQVQGVLNAFFRPGQTIGRRSEEFLLAMAEQAAVAVDYAALVLREREHARREERQRLARDLHDSIVQQVFSISMQAKSIGVLGERGVAAPAETVCRIADEVGVLSSAVLADLRAMVHELRPSSSAQLGLEEAVTALAESTEKRTGLHLDVDFGEGLDEVTGDLVEDMYRMIAEAIHNVVKHAEAHTVSVHAGVTGHRLVVIVADDGCGIGTGSSERGEGYGLTTMRERAERWGGELTVQLRSLRGTRVRADVPLALPGAPGMAEDPFGESHRLAGEPTP; encoded by the coding sequence ATGTCTGTCGGAAGCAACCCTTCGGTCATATCCGAGCCTCGTCCCCTTGACTGGTCCGCGCTTGCCCTCGACGCCCCCGATGGGCTGGCGGTCGTGGCCGCGAGCGGGCATTTTCTCCAGGTGAACCGGGCCGGCGCCGTACTGTGCGGCCGAAGCGAGGAAGAGCTGGTCGGGACGCCTGCCCCGTTCCACCTGCTTCAGGACGTCGTACTCAACGATCTCGGCCTGCTGGACGACGGTTCCAAGGAGCAGGTGGCTCTCTGGCAGCCGCCCGGAGAGCCGCCACGGGAGTTCGCCTACCGTGCCCTGCCCGTCTCCGGGTTCACGGTGGTCGGTTTCCGGGATGTCACCGACCAGCGGCACCGGCAGCGCCGCGTGGCCGCCATCGCCCGGAGCTCGGTGAAACTCGCCTCGGCCGGGTCGCTCACCGCGACGCTCGACGCCTTGGCGAGTGAGGTCGTGCGAACGGACGCCCTGGCAGGGGTGCAGATCCTGACACTCGACGACAACAGCGGTCTCAGAATCATGGGCTCGGCCGGGTTCCCCCACTGGTCCGACTTCTTCGACCGCCTCATGGAATGCCGCGATCGCGGTGCACGGCTGTGCACGGTCGAGGCCTACGAGAGCGGGGAGACGGTCATCGTCCCCGACCGTTGGTTGGCGATCCGCGACGACCCCGCGTGGCAGCCGTTGAACGAGTACCTCAGCGATCCGGAATGGAACTGGTTCGCCAGCGTCCCCCTCAAGATCCGCGGTCAGGTCCAAGGGGTGCTCAACGCCTTCTTCCGCCCGGGGCAGACGATCGGGCGCCGCTCGGAGGAGTTTCTGCTCGCCATGGCCGAACAGGCGGCGGTCGCGGTCGACTACGCGGCGCTGGTGTTGCGCGAGCGCGAGCACGCCCGGCGGGAGGAGCGGCAGCGTCTGGCGCGTGACCTGCACGATTCGATCGTGCAGCAGGTGTTCTCCATCAGTATGCAGGCGAAGTCGATCGGGGTGCTCGGGGAGAGGGGAGTCGCCGCTCCCGCCGAGACTGTGTGCCGCATCGCCGACGAGGTCGGCGTGCTGTCGAGCGCCGTACTCGCCGACCTGCGCGCCATGGTGCACGAGCTGCGGCCGTCGTCCTCCGCCCAACTGGGCCTGGAGGAAGCGGTTACCGCGCTCGCCGAGAGTACCGAGAAGCGGACCGGGCTCCACCTCGACGTCGATTTCGGCGAGGGGCTCGACGAGGTGACCGGTGACCTCGTCGAGGACATGTACCGCATGATCGCCGAGGCCATCCACAACGTGGTCAAGCACGCCGAGGCGCACACCGTGTCCGTGCACGCGGGGGTGACCGGGCACCGGCTGGTCGTCATCGTCGCCGACGACGGGTGCGGGATCGGCACCGGGTCCTCCGAACGCGGCGAAGGGTACGGGTTGACCACGATGCGCGAACGAGCCGAACGCTGGGGTGGCGAGCTGACGGTCCAGCTGCGTTCACTCCGGGGAACACGGGTGCGAGCCGATGTGCCGCTGGCGCTCCCCGGAGCGCCAGGGATGGCGGAGGACCCGTTCGGCGAGAGCCACCGGCTGGCTGGAGAACCGACGCCGTGA
- a CDS encoding ABC transporter permease, with amino-acid sequence MNPARLKRVTGGGLEIGVPLALLVLWAVLTGRETSFFFPPLLDIIRTFQETWLFARVGSDVVPSLTRLFAGYAIAVLAGIAIGMALGSSHMLRRMADPVVQFLRAIPPPVLIPAGILILGVGSTMKIALIAFVCFWPILLNTIDGVDGVDPTQRETARSFQIPRRDRLFRVVLPSAAPQIFAGARVSLALAVIMMVVSEMVASTNGIGYFVLQSQRTYAITQMWSGILLLALLGFTLNLVFLLVERRVLRWHRGARGGAT; translated from the coding sequence ATGAACCCGGCCCGACTGAAGCGCGTGACCGGTGGCGGGCTGGAGATCGGCGTGCCGCTGGCCCTGCTGGTGCTCTGGGCGGTCCTGACCGGCAGGGAGACCTCGTTCTTCTTCCCGCCCCTACTGGACATCATCCGGACGTTCCAGGAGACCTGGCTCTTCGCCCGTGTCGGCAGCGACGTTGTTCCGAGTCTCACCCGGCTCTTCGCCGGGTACGCGATCGCGGTCCTCGCGGGAATCGCGATCGGTATGGCTCTTGGGTCCTCGCACATGTTGCGCCGCATGGCCGACCCTGTTGTGCAGTTCCTCCGGGCCATCCCGCCACCGGTGCTGATTCCCGCGGGGATACTGATCCTCGGTGTCGGCTCCACGATGAAGATCGCCCTGATCGCGTTCGTCTGTTTCTGGCCGATCCTGCTGAACACGATCGACGGCGTGGACGGTGTCGACCCCACACAGCGGGAAACCGCGCGCAGTTTCCAGATTCCGCGGCGTGACCGCCTCTTCCGTGTGGTCCTGCCGTCCGCTGCCCCCCAGATCTTCGCCGGCGCCCGGGTGAGCCTGGCCCTGGCGGTGATCATGATGGTCGTTTCGGAGATGGTGGCCAGCACCAACGGAATCGGCTACTTCGTCCTGCAGTCCCAGCGGACCTACGCCATCACCCAAATGTGGTCCGGGATTCTGCTGCTCGCCCTACTCGGTTTCACCCTCAACCTCGTCTTCCTCCTCGTGGAACGCCGTGTGCTGCGGTGGCACCGCGGCGCACGCGGTGGCGCGACATAA